A portion of the Lathamus discolor isolate bLatDis1 chromosome 5, bLatDis1.hap1, whole genome shotgun sequence genome contains these proteins:
- the FLRT3 gene encoding leucine-rich repeat transmembrane protein FLRT3, whose amino-acid sequence MISVTWSIFLVWTKIGLLLDMAPCSVSAKPCPSVCRCDMGFIYCNDRDLTSIPTGIPEDATTLFLQNNQINNAGIPSELKNLLRVERIYLYHNSLDEFPTNLPKYVKELHLQENNIRTITYDSLSQIPYLEELHLDDNSVSAVSIEDGAFRDNIYLRLLFLSRNHLSTIPWGLPKTIEELRLDDNRISTISEPSLQDLTNLKRLVLDGNLLNNHGLGDKVFMNLVNLTELSLVRNSLTAAPVNLPGTNLRKLYLQENHINRVPPNAFSYLRQLYRLDMSNNNLSNLPQGVFDDLDNITQLFLRNNPWNCGCKMKWVRDWLQSLPLKVNVRGLMCQAPEKVRGMAIKDLSVELFDCKDDGMMSTIQITTAVPNTLYPAQGHWPVSVTKQPDIKTPNLNKNYRTTASPVRKIITIFVKSVSTETIHISWKVALPMTALRLSWLKMGHSPAFGSITETIVTGDRNDYLLTALEPESPYRVCMVPMETSNIYLSDETPECIETETAPLKMYNPTTTLNREQEKEPYKNSSLPLAAIIGGAVALVAIALLALVCWYVHRNGSLFSRNCAYSKGRRRKDDYAEAGTKKDNSILEIRETSFQMIPITNDQVSKEEFVIHTIFPPNGMNLYKNSHSESSSNRSYRDSGIPDSDHSHS is encoded by the coding sequence ATGATTAGTGTAACCTGGAGCATCTTCCTAGTTTGGACTAAAATAGGGCTGTTACTTGACATGGCACCGTGTTCTGTTAGTGCCAAACCATGCCCTTCAGTATGTCGCTGTGATATGGGTTTCATATATTGTAATGATCGCGATTTGACGTCTATTCCTACAGGAATCCCAGAGGATGCTACTACCCTGTTCCTTCAGAACAATCAAATAAATAATGCTGGGATTCCTTCAGAACTGAAGAACTTGCTTAGGGTGGAAAGAATATATTTATACCACAACAGCCTAGATGAATTCCCCACTAACCTCCCTAAGTACGTTAAGGAACTGCATTTGCAGGAGAACAATATAAGGACCATTACTTATGATTCACTTTCACAAATTCCTTATCTGGAAGAACTGCATTTGGATGATAATTCTGTTTCCGCTGTTAGCATTGAGGATGGAGCTTTCCGGGACAACATCTATCTcagacttctttttctctctcgaAATCACCTTAGCACCATTCCCTGGGGTTTGCCTAAAACCATAGAAGAGCTACGCTTGGATGATAATCGTATTTCCACGATTTCAGAGCCGTCCCTTCAAGACCTTACAAATCTAAAACGCCTCGTTTTAGACGGGAATCTTCTAAATAATCACGGATTAGGAGACAAAGTCTTCATGAATCTAGTCAATCTTACAGAACTGTCGCTGGTCCGCAATTCGCTCACAGCCGCACCGGTGAATTTGCCAGGAACAAACCTAAGAAAGCTTTACCTTCAAGAAAACCACATCAACCGTGTGCCACCCAATGCTTTCTCTTACTTAAGGCAGTTGTATCGACTAGATATGTCCAACAACAATCTTAGCAATTTACCTCAGGGTGTCTTCGATGATCTGGACAACATAACTCAACTTTTCCTTCGCAACAACCCTTGGAACTGCGGGTGCAAAATGAAATGGGTACGCGACTGGTTACAGTCATTGCCTTTAAAAGTTAACGTGCGTGGACTGATGTGTCAGGCACCAGAGAAAGTCCGTGGAATGGCTATCAAAGACCTCAGCGTGGAGCTATTTGATTGTAAGGACGATGGCATGATGAGCACCATCCAAATCACTACCGCGGTACCAAACACCTTATACCCTGCCCAGGGCCACTGGCCGGTTTCTGTGACCAAACAACCAGACATCAAGACTCCCAACCTAAACAAAAACTACAGAACCACAGCAAGCCCAGTGCGCAAAATCATTACAATATTCGTGAAATCCGTAAGCACGGAGACTATCCACATCTCCTGGAAAGTTGCACTACCAATGACTGCTTTAAGACTGAGCTGGCTCAAGATGGGTCACAGCCCTGCCTTTGGATCTATAACTGAAACAATCGTTACAGGCGACAGAAATGACTATTTGCTCACGGCTCTCGAACCGGAATCGCCGTACCGCGTGTGCATGGTTCCCATGGAAACCAGCAACATCTATCTCTCCGACGAAACGCCTGAATGCATCGAGACCGAGACGGCCCCTCTGAAGATGTACAACCCCACCACGACCCTCAACCGGGAGCAGGAGAAAGAACCTTACAAAAACTCCAGCTTGCCCTTGGCCGCCATCATCGGCGGGGCGGTGGCGCTGGTGGCCATCGCGCTGCTGGCCCTGGTCTGCTGGTACGTCCACAGAAACGGGTCCCTGTTCTCCCGGAACTGCGCCTACAGCAAGGGACGCCGGAGAAAGGACGACTACGCTGAAGCGGGAACCAAGAAGGACAACTCCATCCTAGAAATCAGGGAGACTTCTTTCCAGATGATACCAATAACCAATGACCAAGTGTCCAAGGAGGAGTTTGTAATACACACCATTTTCCCACCTAACGGCATGAATCTGTACAAGAACAGCCACAGTGAAAGCAGTAGTAACAGGAGCTACAGAGACAGTGGTATTCCAGATTCAGACCATTCACACTCATGA